The proteins below come from a single Candidatus Chlamydia sanziniae genomic window:
- the ltuB gene encoding late transcription unit protein LtuB, which produces MGKPKPKKKKPNRALARLIQNKSVEIFKASRNTKNKRKFLIVKNQKALKHRAQQYDNLVHSLLSDRIEDPDKVLIFNYENGFVYTDKNNFGNYSIRL; this is translated from the coding sequence ATGGGAAAACCCAAGCCAAAGAAGAAAAAACCAAATAGAGCTTTGGCTCGACTTATTCAGAACAAGTCAGTAGAGATATTCAAAGCTTCAAGGAACACGAAGAATAAACGTAAATTTTTGATTGTTAAAAATCAGAAGGCACTTAAACACCGTGCTCAGCAATACGATAACTTAGTGCATTCTCTTTTAAGTGATCGTATAGAAGATCCTGATAAGGTATTAATTTTTAATTACGAAAATGGATTTGTCTATACAGATAAAAACAACTTTGGCAACTACTCAATTCGCTTATAA
- the folD gene encoding bifunctional methylenetetrahydrofolate dehydrogenase/methenyltetrahydrofolate cyclohydrolase FolD yields the protein MLLKGLRLAEKILLKLKEEIAEVSTPPGLAVILIGNDSASEVYVNMKIKKATEIGMVSKVHKLPSDSPLSSILKLITRLNEDPSIHGILVQLPLPKHLNNEKITETIDPNKDVDGLHPLNMGKLLLGSSERIAPCTPVGIIELLNHYEIPLTGRHVAIVGRSNIVGKPLAALMMQKHPSTNATITLLHSQSQNLTEILKTANIIVAAVGVPLFIKETMVAPQAVIIDVGTTRVSANNPCGYTLLGDVDFNNVVTKCAAISPVPGGVGPMTIAMLMRNTWESYRKLVS from the coding sequence ATGTTATTAAAAGGCCTACGCTTAGCTGAAAAAATACTTTTGAAACTCAAAGAAGAAATTGCGGAAGTTTCTACTCCTCCAGGGTTAGCCGTCATTCTTATAGGAAATGACTCTGCTTCTGAAGTTTACGTGAATATGAAAATCAAAAAAGCTACTGAAATCGGTATGGTTTCGAAAGTACATAAACTGCCTTCTGATTCACCACTCTCCTCAATTTTAAAATTAATCACTCGACTAAATGAAGATCCTTCTATCCACGGTATCTTAGTCCAGTTACCCCTTCCTAAACATCTCAATAACGAGAAAATTACTGAAACGATTGACCCAAATAAAGATGTTGACGGTCTTCATCCTCTGAACATGGGAAAACTTCTCCTTGGGTCTTCCGAAAGAATTGCCCCCTGTACACCCGTAGGCATCATCGAGCTGCTAAATCACTATGAAATACCTCTTACTGGACGGCACGTCGCTATTGTGGGAAGAAGTAATATTGTAGGCAAGCCTCTTGCAGCTCTTATGATGCAAAAACATCCCTCTACAAATGCTACGATAACCCTACTCCATAGCCAATCTCAAAATCTTACTGAAATTTTAAAAACCGCAAATATTATTGTTGCTGCAGTAGGAGTGCCACTCTTTATCAAGGAAACTATGGTAGCACCCCAGGCTGTCATTATCGACGTAGGGACAACACGAGTCTCTGCAAATAATCCTTGTGGTTATACACTCCTCGGCGACGTAGACTTTAATAACGTAGTCACCAAATGTGCTGCAATTTCTCCTGTTCCTGGAGGGGTAGGACCCATGACTATTGCCATGCTTATGAGAAATACATGGGAAAGTTATCGAAAATTAGTCTCTTAG
- the dnaN gene encoding DNA polymerase III subunit beta: MKFVVSRNELGNLIKKIQSVVPQNAPIPILTHVLIETYNDELVFTATDLTVSTRCVAKAKVYEKGAISISSKRFFQLVKELTEANLEISASRGEMAQITSGSSCFRLLSMEKEDFPMLPDMQNATRFTISAEELKNMLQRTSFAVSREESRYVLTGVLLSITQGTATIVGTDGKRLAKIDTEISLHKSFSGDYIIPIKAVEEIIKMCVEDAEATIFLDKDKIAVECDNTLLITKLLAGEFPDFSPVISTQSTIQLDLHREELITLLKQVALFTNESSHSVKFTFLPGELTLTANCTKVGEGKVSMTVNYSGEPLEIAFNPFFFLDILKHSKDELVHLGVSDSYNPGIITDSTCSLFVIMPMRLHDD, from the coding sequence ATGAAATTTGTTGTATCCCGAAATGAGCTAGGAAACCTTATCAAAAAGATTCAGAGTGTAGTTCCTCAAAATGCTCCCATTCCAATACTTACCCACGTACTCATTGAAACTTACAATGATGAGCTTGTCTTTACAGCTACAGATCTAACAGTAAGCACACGCTGTGTTGCTAAAGCTAAAGTTTATGAAAAAGGTGCTATTTCTATTTCTTCAAAAAGATTTTTCCAATTAGTGAAAGAGCTTACCGAAGCTAATCTAGAAATTTCTGCATCTCGAGGAGAAATGGCGCAAATTACCTCAGGATCTTCCTGTTTTCGTCTTCTCAGTATGGAAAAAGAAGATTTTCCCATGCTTCCCGATATGCAAAACGCTACGCGCTTCACCATATCTGCCGAAGAATTAAAAAATATGTTACAGCGCACCTCTTTTGCTGTTTCACGAGAAGAAAGCCGTTACGTCCTCACCGGAGTGTTACTTTCTATTACCCAAGGAACAGCGACAATTGTAGGCACTGATGGCAAGCGTCTTGCAAAAATAGATACAGAAATTTCTCTCCACAAAAGTTTCTCTGGTGATTACATTATCCCTATTAAAGCTGTGGAAGAAATCATCAAAATGTGCGTTGAAGATGCTGAAGCTACAATATTTTTAGACAAAGATAAAATTGCCGTAGAATGTGATAATACGCTTCTTATTACAAAACTCCTTGCAGGGGAATTTCCAGATTTCTCACCAGTAATCTCCACGCAAAGCACCATACAACTTGACTTACATCGCGAAGAACTCATCACACTGCTCAAACAAGTTGCCTTATTTACTAATGAATCTTCGCATTCTGTAAAATTTACCTTCCTGCCTGGAGAACTCACTCTTACAGCAAACTGCACAAAAGTAGGTGAGGGCAAGGTAAGCATGACAGTGAATTACTCTGGAGAGCCATTAGAAATTGCCTTCAATCCCTTCTTCTTCTTAGATATTCTTAAACATAGTAAAGATGAACTTGTTCATTTGGGGGTTTCGGATTCTTATAATCCAGGAATCATCACAGATTCTACTTGCAGTCTCTTTGTAATCATGCCGATGAGATTGCACGATGATTAA
- a CDS encoding DUF1389 domain-containing protein translates to MSNISSSLPAAHLLPPKSPLSSPKVRTILFVALAVLLAIGAILAFVCLAAPIAYIVGSVALVLFMGTLTLLINNIISLAPRKFPDHFMTLLRDNFPPVICKFVEEQSPTLGELFSILSFLETKSPWEELSESIQSKINAFGYKHLIEGVAGISLCSLRHLLRDTYPLYRLKEFVSSGSSNPLLMQYNVPIAYHGFFWLLGMTLLASKTAPLFYKGAVINLATPCICQGLLELSPKKRQFLRDAAQNNAWDTPQVQQLLEELEILCKQYERAGPSLSQDPNVKLGIVLDKFKVKDLALALCIFGTSDEQLSLLAGMRHWEAWDKMCDINHGGRAGKAFETFFSFLWLEDCFYTENRNCSFELLFMDEAGLKKFFEDIPSKEEGAHPSLIELPTIMQRCMQVSPYLRKKYQNYNSSKLYELLMIKLPQQLNKCCSKLNSLFLLREA, encoded by the coding sequence ATGTCAAATATTTCTTCTTCGTTACCAGCTGCCCATCTTTTACCCCCTAAGAGTCCACTCTCTTCTCCCAAAGTACGAACAATCCTTTTTGTGGCCCTTGCAGTACTCTTAGCAATTGGAGCCATACTTGCTTTTGTCTGCCTCGCTGCTCCTATAGCTTACATTGTTGGAAGCGTAGCTTTAGTCTTGTTTATGGGAACTCTAACTCTACTCATTAACAATATCATTAGTTTAGCTCCTCGGAAATTCCCTGACCATTTTATGACCCTTCTTCGAGATAATTTTCCTCCCGTCATCTGCAAATTCGTTGAAGAACAATCGCCTACCTTAGGAGAGCTATTTTCCATCTTGTCCTTTTTAGAGACAAAATCACCTTGGGAAGAACTTTCTGAAAGCATCCAATCGAAAATTAATGCCTTTGGCTATAAACACTTAATCGAGGGAGTCGCGGGTATAAGCCTTTGTTCTCTAAGGCACCTATTACGTGACACCTATCCTTTATATCGCTTAAAAGAATTCGTTTCCTCTGGGTCTTCTAATCCTCTACTTATGCAATACAATGTCCCAATAGCTTACCATGGCTTCTTCTGGCTACTAGGCATGACGCTCCTTGCCTCAAAAACTGCTCCACTTTTCTACAAGGGTGCAGTAATCAACTTAGCAACTCCGTGCATTTGCCAAGGATTGTTAGAGCTTTCTCCTAAAAAACGCCAATTCTTACGTGACGCGGCTCAAAATAATGCTTGGGATACTCCTCAAGTCCAACAATTGCTTGAGGAACTAGAAATTCTTTGTAAACAATATGAAAGGGCAGGGCCTTCACTATCACAAGACCCTAATGTAAAACTAGGAATTGTTCTTGATAAATTCAAAGTGAAAGATTTGGCATTGGCTTTATGCATATTTGGAACCTCAGACGAACAACTCTCTCTCCTTGCTGGCATGCGTCATTGGGAAGCCTGGGATAAAATGTGTGACATCAACCACGGAGGACGTGCTGGAAAAGCATTCGAAACGTTCTTCAGTTTTCTTTGGCTAGAAGATTGTTTCTATACAGAAAATAGAAATTGCTCATTCGAACTTCTTTTTATGGATGAAGCAGGATTGAAAAAGTTTTTTGAAGATATACCCTCAAAAGAAGAAGGTGCGCACCCATCTCTAATTGAACTACCTACAATAATGCAACGCTGCATGCAAGTCTCTCCTTATCTTCGAAAGAAGTATCAAAATTATAATTCTTCTAAACTTTATGAATTGTTGATGATCAAGCTACCACAACAACTAAACAAATGTTGCTCCAAATTGAATTCTTTATTCCTATTACGAGAAGCCTAA
- a CDS encoding FAD:protein FMN transferase produces MGKLSKISLLALFISGAIFSSCCSRQSTTLKGEQMTMTYRIVLGRSLSLEEKQRCEKEIQASFHLIDSIYNNWNPESELSKINRAPADIALPISLELMEFLKKIDEFYRLSEGRFDPTLGPLKTLWLFHLKRQTLPPQETWEKQYEKVGWQRILIDFKEKTLTKLHSEVQLDLCGAIKGHTVDLLLEVCQRFSPNAYVEWGGEIKTSGCHPQGRPWCIASAATTKIIELQDNAIATSGNYIQTWHVHGETYTHILDPRTGKPLDLSTYPIHAVSVIHPSCAYADAMATTLMTFTSKSEAQAWAEKNNLHVYINDTDAS; encoded by the coding sequence ATGGGAAAGTTATCGAAAATTAGTCTCTTAGCACTCTTTATCTCGGGGGCAATATTCTCTTCATGTTGTTCGCGTCAATCTACAACACTCAAAGGAGAACAAATGACAATGACATATCGCATTGTTCTGGGTCGTTCTCTTTCTTTGGAAGAAAAACAACGATGCGAAAAAGAAATCCAAGCAAGTTTTCATCTTATAGACTCCATTTACAACAATTGGAATCCTGAATCAGAACTATCAAAAATAAATCGAGCGCCTGCAGATATTGCACTTCCCATCTCATTAGAACTTATGGAATTTCTCAAAAAAATTGATGAATTCTATAGGCTATCAGAAGGGCGTTTTGATCCCACCCTAGGTCCCCTAAAAACCCTATGGCTCTTCCATCTAAAACGACAGACTCTTCCTCCACAGGAAACCTGGGAAAAACAATATGAGAAAGTAGGATGGCAACGTATCTTAATCGATTTTAAGGAAAAAACATTAACTAAACTTCATTCTGAAGTACAATTAGACCTCTGCGGAGCAATCAAAGGTCACACTGTAGATCTTTTACTTGAAGTGTGTCAACGCTTCAGTCCAAATGCCTATGTAGAATGGGGAGGTGAAATTAAAACTTCAGGCTGCCACCCCCAAGGCAGACCTTGGTGCATAGCTTCCGCAGCAACTACAAAAATCATAGAACTCCAAGACAACGCTATTGCCACCAGCGGAAACTATATCCAAACATGGCATGTTCATGGAGAAACCTACACCCACATCTTAGACCCTCGTACAGGGAAGCCCCTAGATCTTTCAACTTACCCTATCCATGCTGTCTCCGTAATTCACCCTAGCTGTGCTTATGCCGATGCCATGGCAACAACACTCATGACGTTTACTTCCAAAAGTGAAGCTCAAGCTTGGGCAGAAAAAAATAATCTTCACGTTTACATTAACGATACCGATGCTTCATAA
- a CDS encoding phospholipase D-like domain-containing protein: MKNKQEAKLRIFLIICTTVFLGILAKAPNKDTFQTFLKSEEPVIYSKECNEDMRQILCDAIDHAEKEIFIRIYYLSEPKICSKLHNQMQTDKNITIHYQSYKAAQSFLQSQNVALIEHPKIEGKLMHQKALAIDKKYAWLGSANYTQNSLVFDNNLILGMKSPKLCDYIIRNTSGNFLINNQFGEYFTLPQDREKALSTVLEQIKTARKTVLVAMYALTHSSILQALYEAHQRGVKVDIMIDKAFKTITLKQLGALGITHLPIAIKTSRYRLHHKFAVIDNRILLVGSINWSRAGFHWNEEDLLILHDLTKRQNRKLNRIWRDLTKYSVALLPYTLNPRDEEKQAA; encoded by the coding sequence ATGAAAAATAAACAAGAAGCAAAGCTAAGAATTTTCCTTATCATCTGTACAACAGTATTTCTAGGAATATTAGCAAAAGCTCCTAATAAAGACACTTTTCAAACCTTCTTAAAATCTGAAGAACCTGTGATTTATTCAAAGGAATGCAACGAAGACATGAGGCAAATCTTATGTGATGCTATAGACCATGCAGAGAAAGAAATCTTTATTCGAATTTATTATCTCTCGGAACCAAAAATTTGCAGCAAACTACACAACCAGATGCAAACAGATAAAAACATTACAATTCATTATCAAAGTTATAAAGCAGCTCAGAGCTTCCTACAATCCCAAAATGTTGCCCTTATCGAGCATCCTAAGATCGAAGGTAAACTCATGCACCAAAAAGCACTTGCTATAGATAAAAAATATGCTTGGCTAGGGTCCGCAAACTATACTCAGAATTCTTTGGTTTTCGATAATAATTTAATCCTTGGGATGAAAAGCCCTAAACTTTGTGACTATATTATCCGCAATACCTCAGGAAACTTTCTCATCAACAACCAATTTGGAGAATACTTCACACTACCTCAAGATCGAGAAAAGGCGTTATCTACAGTACTAGAACAAATAAAAACCGCTCGAAAGACAGTTCTTGTTGCAATGTATGCCCTGACCCACTCCTCTATTCTCCAAGCGCTTTATGAAGCTCATCAACGCGGAGTTAAAGTTGATATTATGATAGACAAAGCGTTTAAAACGATTACTTTAAAACAACTTGGTGCTCTAGGCATTACACACCTTCCTATTGCCATTAAAACATCTCGGTATAGATTGCATCATAAATTTGCTGTTATAGACAACCGTATATTACTTGTAGGTTCTATAAATTGGTCTAGAGCAGGCTTTCACTGGAATGAAGAAGATCTTCTTATCCTTCATGATCTTACTAAAAGACAAAATCGCAAACTTAACAGGATCTGGCGAGATCTCACCAAATACTCTGTTGCTCTCTTACCTTATACACTTAATCCTAGGGATGAAGAAAAACAAGCTGCCTAA
- the smpB gene encoding SsrA-binding protein SmpB, which yields MQKEIVSNRKALHHYEVLETIEAGIILTGTEIKSLRNHGGNLGDAYVIISKGEAWLLNASIALYSFGSIYNHEERRKRKMLLHKYEIRKLESKVSQKGIALIPLGMFLRHGYVKVRLGCCRGKKTHDKRQAIIEREKKREVAAVMKHRYR from the coding sequence GTGCAAAAGGAGATTGTTTCTAATCGCAAGGCCCTACATCATTATGAAGTCTTAGAAACTATAGAAGCAGGGATTATTTTAACAGGAACTGAGATTAAATCGTTGCGTAATCACGGGGGAAACCTTGGTGACGCCTATGTCATTATTTCTAAAGGAGAAGCTTGGTTATTAAATGCGAGTATAGCACTCTACTCTTTTGGTAGTATTTACAATCATGAAGAACGGCGCAAGCGCAAGATGCTCCTCCATAAATATGAGATTCGTAAATTAGAAAGCAAGGTGTCGCAGAAGGGAATTGCTTTAATTCCTCTGGGAATGTTTTTACGTCATGGCTATGTAAAAGTTCGTTTAGGTTGTTGCCGGGGAAAGAAAACACACGATAAGCGTCAGGCAATTATAGAAAGAGAGAAAAAAAGGGAAGTCGCTGCAGTTATGAAGCATCGGTATCGTTAA